Within the Clostridia bacterium genome, the region TGTTGAAACAGAGTTAAAACATGGCGATAAGATAAGGCTGGCAAATGAGGTCTTTGTATTTAATCTTTATTAGGTGGACCACTATATGCAAGCAAGAGGTGTAACCGCAGGTAAGACGAATTTGATGCAAAAAGCATTAATGTTATTTATCGTAATTCTCCCCTACATGATATTTATTATTATGTCATTGGGTGTTTTCCTAAAACCAATAGAGGATGGTGATGAGCTGTGGAATTATAATTTTGCACGGAATATACATGATGGTCGACTGCCATATCTTGATTTTAATATGGTTCAGACACCCTTGGCAGCATACATAAGCGGGTTTTTCCTAAAAATATTTGGAAACACCCTACAGGGGTTTAGGTTTGTGTCAGCTATTTTTTTGGCTACAACCTTTAGCATCTTGTATAACTTGTGCAAAAAGATTACTAATAACAGTATCATGGCCTGGGTATCAGCAAGCTATGCCTTTGCCTTAAATTTTATAGTTTGGGTCTACAATTATAACAATCTAAACCTTTTACTTTTACTTATAATACTATGCCTAGAGTATAGGATTATTAGTTCAGGCAGTACAAACAGTTATAAGTATGACTTGTTGGTTGGCTTGTTAGTAGGGATGATGCCCCTTATAAAGCAAAGCACTGGGATAGTTTTTATATTAACAAACACTATTTTGTGTTTTGTATCAGTAGCAAAGGATAGGAGCTTATTGAGGGCAAAAGTTCATAGATGGCTAGTTAGTTTTGTTCCCATAATTGCTTTTACTATTTTCATGGTTATTAATGGGTCTATCTATGAGTTCATTGACTATGCAATCCTTGGTATAGGTGAGTTTACTCATAGGACTTCGTATTTTGAGTTTATTT harbors:
- a CDS encoding glycosyltransferase family 39 protein, which encodes MQARGVTAGKTNLMQKALMLFIVILPYMIFIIMSLGVFLKPIEDGDELWNYNFARNIHDGRLPYLDFNMVQTPLAAYISGFFLKIFGNTLQGFRFVSAIFLATTFSILYNLCKKITNNSIMAWVSASYAFALNFIVWVYNYNNLNLLLLLIILCLEYRIISSGSTNSYKYDLLVGLLVGMMPLIKQSTGIVFILTNTILCFVSVAKDRSLLRAKVHRWLVSFVPIIAFTIFMVINGSIYEFIDYAILGIGEFTHRTSYFEFILSSPVAFLLGIFPVITIALYINSKIAKRASSQVYLTFFAFSIAGLSVAFPLCDYVHFIVAIVPFIPCLLLLYNPRPVKLFEKAICCTLPAIVLVGLVISVYPSADNYKLCSVNKLEGLPIDIDLENNIKTLVDYIKAMEEDGYSVVVADEYGIIYMIPLERCNKDFDMLLVGNIGKKTVQDLLEQNKSDIILVRGNNSTLGYQAHYEFIDEVKSKYRKIGEVSSFYAYYKR